A portion of the Pseudoalteromonas luteoviolacea genome contains these proteins:
- a CDS encoding DUF885 domain-containing protein — protein MRKLTIIAAAISATLLAGCQQTAEQPKPVSSVQQVVQSEVEKANALFEESFNRSVMRSPIYQTYLGIKKDYDKWDDGSEARQLEDLELTKQDLAAINAIDRSKLDLQTQVSYDLFKQGLVEEIEDFKWRRYSYPVNQMFGTHSMIPAFLINQHQIADVQDAKAYISRLNGVTTVFDQLIEDLEKRADAGIIAPKFVFPHVIESSKNIIKGAPFAAGDDSTLLADFKRKVEKLEISQSEKDALITQASNALTSALKPSYNKLISYLHKLEKRADNRDGVWKFPEGEKFFNVALERTTTTKLSAAEIHKIGLEEVARIHDEMREIKQKVGFKGDLKAFMEFMRTDKQFYLPNTEEGKAKYLADATAMIDNMKSRLDELFIVKPKADMIVKRVEAFREKAAGKAFYQQPTPDGSRPGIYYANLYDMEAMPTYQMEALAYHEGVPGHHMQIAIAQELENMPKFRKFGRYTAYTEGWGLYSELVPKEMGLYEDPYSDFGRLAMELWRACRLVVDTGIHAMKWTRQEGIDYYVNNTPNAKSDAVKMVERHIVMPSQATAYKIGMIKIVELREAAKKELGDKFDIREFHDVVLKNGPVPLNVLEQFVDQWVASKQS, from the coding sequence ATGCGTAAACTTACCATCATCGCTGCTGCAATATCAGCAACGTTATTGGCAGGCTGTCAACAAACAGCTGAGCAACCAAAACCAGTTTCTTCTGTACAACAAGTTGTTCAAAGTGAAGTAGAAAAAGCAAATGCTCTATTTGAAGAGTCATTTAATCGCAGTGTCATGCGTAGCCCTATCTACCAAACGTATCTAGGTATTAAAAAAGACTATGACAAATGGGATGATGGCTCTGAAGCACGTCAACTAGAAGATCTAGAACTTACAAAACAAGACCTTGCAGCGATAAATGCAATTGATAGAAGCAAGTTAGATCTGCAAACTCAAGTAAGTTACGACCTATTTAAGCAAGGCTTAGTGGAAGAAATCGAAGACTTCAAGTGGCGCCGTTATTCTTACCCTGTTAATCAGATGTTTGGAACACATTCAATGATCCCTGCATTTTTGATTAACCAACACCAGATCGCTGATGTGCAAGACGCAAAAGCCTATATTTCTCGTCTTAATGGTGTGACAACGGTATTTGATCAATTAATTGAAGATCTGGAAAAGCGCGCAGATGCGGGCATTATTGCACCTAAGTTTGTTTTCCCTCATGTTATCGAATCAAGTAAAAACATCATAAAAGGCGCGCCATTTGCAGCCGGTGATGACTCGACTCTATTAGCGGATTTCAAAAGAAAAGTAGAGAAATTAGAAATTTCTCAAAGTGAGAAAGATGCATTAATTACGCAGGCCAGCAACGCGCTGACATCTGCGTTAAAACCTTCTTATAACAAATTGATCAGCTATTTGCATAAACTTGAAAAGCGTGCTGACAATAGAGATGGTGTTTGGAAGTTCCCTGAGGGAGAAAAGTTCTTCAACGTTGCACTTGAACGTACTACAACAACGAAGCTTTCTGCAGCAGAGATCCATAAAATTGGTTTAGAAGAAGTTGCTCGTATTCATGATGAAATGCGTGAAATCAAACAAAAGGTTGGTTTCAAAGGTGACCTAAAAGCCTTCATGGAATTCATGAGAACAGACAAGCAGTTCTACCTGCCAAATACTGAAGAAGGTAAAGCAAAATATCTTGCCGATGCCACGGCCATGATCGACAACATGAAATCTCGCTTAGATGAACTGTTCATCGTTAAGCCAAAAGCTGACATGATCGTTAAGCGTGTTGAAGCATTCCGTGAAAAGGCGGCAGGTAAAGCATTCTATCAGCAACCAACTCCTGATGGATCTCGTCCAGGTATTTACTACGCCAACCTGTATGATATGGAAGCAATGCCAACGTACCAAATGGAAGCGTTAGCCTACCACGAAGGTGTCCCAGGCCATCACATGCAGATTGCAATTGCTCAAGAACTTGAAAATATGCCTAAATTCCGTAAGTTTGGCCGCTACACAGCGTACACCGAAGGTTGGGGACTATATTCTGAGTTAGTACCAAAAGAAATGGGCTTATACGAGGACCCATATTCTGACTTCGGTCGTCTAGCTATGGAGTTATGGCGCGCATGTCGTTTAGTTGTTGATACGGGTATCCACGCAATGAAGTGGACACGCCAAGAAGGTATTGATTACTATGTAAACAACACGCCAAATGCGAAGTCTGATGCCGTTAAGATGGTTGAAAGACATATTGTTATGCCAAGCCAAGCAACTGCATATAAAATTGGTATGATCAAAATTGTAGAACTTCGTGAAGCTGCCAAAAAAGAGCTCGGTGATAAGTTCGATATCCGCGAATTTCACGATGTAGTACTTAAGAATGGACCGGTTCCACTTAACGTACTTGAGCAATTTGTTGACCAATGGGTTGCTAGCAAACAAAGCTAA
- a CDS encoding PilT/PilU family type 4a pilus ATPase, giving the protein MALLDYLQLMVDKEASDLFVSSGLAVSAKIDGELRALDEDVLDSDGALAMVESAMSETQKQQFHAEKECNFAVANDAGRFRVSAFWQRDCAGMVIRRIVTDIPDVNQLGLPSVLTDVIMSKRGLVLFVGGTGTGKSTSLAALLGYRNRNQRGHILTIEDPIEFVHEHRKSIITQREVGLDTESFEAALKSSLRQAPDVILIGEIRSQETMEYALSFAETGHLCVATLHANNANQAIDRIMHLVPKEKHDKLKYDLALNLRAIVAQQLVPTSKGEGRVAAIEILLNSPMVAELIKKGDIGSIKETMSKSKEMGMQTFDQALFELYKAQRINYADALHHADSPNDLRLMIKLQNNEQKGAGFLQGVTIDGLESKKN; this is encoded by the coding sequence ATGGCATTATTAGATTATTTACAATTGATGGTAGACAAAGAAGCATCAGACTTATTTGTCTCGTCAGGGTTGGCCGTGAGTGCGAAAATTGATGGCGAGCTGCGCGCGCTTGACGAAGATGTGTTAGACAGTGATGGCGCTTTGGCTATGGTCGAGTCTGCAATGTCAGAAACACAGAAACAACAATTTCATGCTGAAAAAGAATGCAACTTTGCCGTCGCAAATGATGCAGGACGTTTCCGTGTGTCGGCATTTTGGCAGCGAGATTGTGCTGGTATGGTTATTCGACGGATCGTGACGGATATACCAGATGTGAATCAACTCGGTTTGCCTTCGGTATTGACTGATGTGATCATGTCTAAGCGTGGTTTAGTCTTGTTTGTGGGTGGCACGGGGACGGGTAAATCAACCTCATTAGCTGCGTTGCTTGGTTATCGAAACCGGAATCAACGAGGTCACATACTGACAATCGAAGACCCGATTGAGTTTGTTCATGAACATCGAAAAAGTATCATCACCCAACGAGAAGTAGGGCTTGATACTGAAAGCTTTGAAGCCGCATTGAAAAGTTCATTACGTCAGGCGCCTGATGTTATTCTAATAGGCGAAATTCGCTCACAGGAAACCATGGAGTATGCACTTAGTTTTGCTGAAACTGGCCATTTGTGTGTGGCTACCTTACACGCCAATAACGCAAACCAGGCTATCGATCGCATCATGCACTTGGTGCCTAAAGAAAAGCATGACAAGTTAAAATATGACTTAGCATTGAACCTTCGAGCTATAGTTGCACAACAATTAGTGCCGACGTCAAAAGGTGAGGGGCGTGTTGCTGCAATCGAGATTTTATTAAACTCGCCAATGGTTGCGGAGTTAATAAAAAAGGGAGACATTGGATCCATTAAAGAGACAATGTCGAAGTCTAAAGAAATGGGCATGCAGACTTTCGATCAAGCTTTATTTGAGTTATATAAAGCACAGCGGATCAATTATGCTGATGCGTTGCATCATGCTGACTCACCAAATGACTTACGCTTAATGATTAAATTGCAAAATAATGAGCAAAAAGGCGCTGGATTTTTGCAAGGGGTAACGATTGATGGTTTGGAAAGCAAGAAAAATTAG
- a CDS encoding YggS family pyridoxal phosphate-dependent enzyme — MTPLRANNNMVTIAERLNNAYDRITKAEQNGHISDPVQLLAVSKTKPIELIQQAYEAGQRQFGESYVQEAVDKVTHFKQYRDIDWHFIGPIQSNKSRHIAEHFNWVQSVDRIKIARRLNEQRPTNLKPLNILIQVNISGDEKKSGCLVEELAELAEFIDSAKQLTLRGLMTITAQTNDVNQQLQYFEQMKDCFDKLKAQYPRIDTLSMGMSGDLEPAIAAGATMVRIGTDIFGKRQ; from the coding sequence ATGACTCCACTACGAGCAAACAATAATATGGTTACAATAGCAGAACGGCTAAATAACGCCTATGATCGCATTACAAAAGCAGAGCAAAATGGTCATATTTCTGACCCTGTTCAGCTTTTAGCTGTATCAAAAACAAAACCAATCGAATTAATCCAGCAAGCTTATGAAGCCGGTCAGCGCCAATTCGGTGAATCTTACGTCCAAGAAGCTGTCGATAAAGTGACCCACTTCAAGCAATATCGGGATATTGATTGGCACTTTATCGGCCCTATTCAGTCAAATAAATCTCGCCACATCGCTGAGCACTTTAACTGGGTACAAAGTGTAGACCGAATAAAAATTGCTAGACGCTTAAATGAACAGAGGCCAACCAATCTCAAACCTTTGAATATTCTGATTCAGGTCAATATCAGCGGTGATGAAAAAAAGTCAGGCTGTCTGGTCGAAGAACTGGCTGAATTAGCAGAGTTTATTGATAGTGCAAAGCAATTAACTTTAAGAGGGTTAATGACCATCACAGCGCAAACAAACGATGTAAATCAGCAGCTACAATATTTTGAGCAAATGAAAGATTGCTTTGATAAACTAAAGGCCCAATACCCGCGTATCGATACACTTTCAATGGGCATGAGTGGCGATTTAGAACCCGCTATAGCAGCTGGTGCCACCATGGTAAGGATTGGTACTGATATTTTTGGAAAAAGACAATAA
- a CDS encoding YqgE/AlgH family protein, producing MQSLANHFLIAMPNLQDPMFKRSVTYICEHNEEGAMGLIVNHPIDVTVGELLDQIEIDNDKDSSAADQTVFAGGPVHTDRGFVLHTPKIGYASSKELSSDIMITTSKDVLASLTYHDSPDAFIITLGYSGWEKGQLEKEIMENSWLIIQADPEIIFSTPPEKRWEKAVSILGIDIAQLSNQAGHA from the coding sequence ATGCAATCATTAGCTAATCACTTCCTTATCGCAATGCCTAATTTGCAGGACCCGATGTTCAAACGCTCCGTCACCTACATCTGTGAACATAACGAAGAAGGCGCAATGGGATTGATAGTCAATCATCCCATTGATGTCACTGTAGGTGAACTACTCGACCAGATCGAAATCGATAATGACAAAGACAGCAGCGCTGCCGATCAAACGGTTTTTGCTGGCGGACCGGTGCACACGGACAGAGGGTTTGTGTTACATACACCCAAAATTGGTTATGCATCAAGTAAAGAACTCAGTTCTGACATCATGATCACGACCTCCAAAGATGTCTTAGCGTCTTTAACCTACCACGATAGTCCCGATGCATTTATCATTACACTTGGGTACTCTGGCTGGGAAAAAGGCCAGCTAGAAAAAGAAATTATGGAAAACTCTTGGCTTATCATTCAAGCCGATCCTGAAATCATATTCAGTACACCACCAGAAAAACGCTGGGAAAAAGCGGTCAGTATACTCGGTATTGATATCGCACAGCTTAGTAATCAAGCAGGACATGCATAA
- the hemW gene encoding radical SAM family heme chaperone HemW — protein MNLPPLSLYVHVPWCVQKCPYCDFNSHSQKGTIPEKEYIGHLLDDLRADLHLVQGRKLHSIFVGGGTPSLLSGDAYVDLLEQIEALIGFEDDIEITLEANPGTVESDRFKHYVQAGINRISIGVQSLQSDKLKALGRIHGEQEALNAATEAHGAGLNSFNMDLMHGLPNQSLDDALSDLRKVIELNPPHISWYQLTIEPNTQFASKPPKLPEDETLWAIQEAGQALLAEHGYQQYEISGYAKLGYRCQHNLNYWRFGDYLGIGCGAHGKITLPAKNQILRTVKVKHPRGYMDLTKPYLYDSWHVAPEDRPFEFFMNTFRLLEPTPRANFSAYTGLQEADIQTPLQKAIKLGLLEIEGDSWFVTNKGHRYLNDLLELFV, from the coding sequence GTGAATCTCCCTCCATTAAGTTTATATGTGCACGTACCTTGGTGCGTGCAAAAATGTCCCTATTGCGATTTTAATAGTCATAGTCAAAAAGGCACTATCCCTGAGAAAGAATATATTGGCCATTTATTAGATGATCTCAGAGCGGATTTACACTTAGTCCAAGGCCGAAAACTTCATAGCATATTTGTCGGAGGGGGCACACCAAGTTTGCTCTCTGGCGATGCCTATGTCGATTTGCTAGAGCAAATTGAAGCCCTTATCGGCTTTGAAGATGACATTGAAATCACCTTAGAAGCCAACCCAGGGACTGTAGAAAGCGATAGATTTAAGCATTATGTTCAAGCAGGTATCAACCGTATATCTATTGGTGTGCAAAGCTTACAGAGCGATAAACTTAAAGCTCTTGGGCGCATCCATGGCGAACAAGAAGCATTAAATGCTGCCACTGAAGCACATGGTGCTGGTTTAAATAGCTTCAACATGGATTTGATGCACGGACTACCTAATCAGTCTTTAGACGACGCACTAAGTGATTTGCGAAAGGTCATAGAGCTTAATCCGCCACATATTTCTTGGTATCAACTCACAATAGAGCCCAATACTCAATTTGCATCCAAGCCACCGAAATTGCCAGAAGATGAAACCTTATGGGCAATACAAGAAGCAGGACAAGCTTTACTAGCGGAGCATGGCTACCAGCAATATGAAATATCTGGCTATGCCAAACTCGGTTATCGCTGCCAGCACAACTTGAATTATTGGCGATTTGGTGACTATCTTGGGATTGGCTGCGGTGCACATGGTAAAATTACGCTACCAGCTAAAAATCAAATTTTACGTACCGTCAAAGTCAAGCACCCTAGAGGGTATATGGATCTTACTAAACCTTATTTATATGACAGTTGGCATGTTGCACCGGAAGATAGGCCTTTTGAGTTTTTTATGAACACATTCCGCTTATTAGAACCGACTCCAAGAGCTAATTTCTCAGCATATACAGGCTTGCAAGAGGCGGATATACAAACACCATTGCAAAAAGCTATAAAGTTAGGCCTGCTAGAAATAGAGGGTGATTCATGGTTTGTAACAAATAAAGGACACAGGTATCTAAATGACCTGCTAGAATTGTTTGTCTAA
- the proC gene encoding pyrroline-5-carboxylate reductase — MSNKTIAFIGTGNMSYAIIGGMLKSGFSANNIIATNRNQEKLNKVANDFNVQTTSDNLDAITRADVIVLSVKPQMMEALCDTFKSAQIDLSQKVIVSVAAGITLSRLKEMLQCETKLVRCMPNTPSLVGLGVSGLFSHDVDEQEKAFIDQVFSATGITAWLTEESQINDIIAVTGSSPAYFFLFMQAIEEKARSLGFDEQQARLLVQQTALGAAQMAVAQPDVTLEQLRANVTSKGGTTHAAIESMKDNQLPQIVANAMDACIARAEEMETQI, encoded by the coding sequence ATGTCTAACAAAACAATTGCATTTATCGGCACTGGAAATATGAGTTACGCCATTATAGGTGGCATGCTCAAAAGTGGATTTAGTGCCAACAATATTATTGCTACCAACCGCAACCAAGAAAAGCTAAACAAGGTTGCTAATGATTTCAATGTCCAAACCACCAGCGATAACCTAGACGCTATCACTCGAGCTGATGTTATTGTACTGTCAGTAAAACCGCAGATGATGGAAGCGCTGTGTGACACGTTCAAATCTGCGCAAATCGACTTAAGTCAAAAAGTGATTGTATCGGTTGCAGCTGGTATCACCCTCTCTCGTTTAAAAGAGATGTTGCAGTGTGAAACAAAACTGGTTCGCTGCATGCCTAATACGCCTTCATTGGTCGGTCTTGGCGTTTCTGGTTTGTTTAGCCATGATGTAGACGAGCAAGAAAAAGCATTCATCGATCAGGTTTTTAGCGCAACCGGTATTACCGCTTGGCTCACAGAAGAGAGCCAAATAAACGATATCATTGCTGTTACGGGTTCCTCTCCTGCATACTTTTTCCTTTTTATGCAAGCAATAGAAGAGAAAGCGCGTAGCCTTGGGTTCGATGAACAACAAGCACGCCTGTTAGTACAACAAACTGCGCTGGGGGCTGCACAAATGGCCGTAGCACAACCTGACGTAACCCTTGAGCAATTACGTGCAAATGTCACCTCAAAAGGGGGAACGACTCACGCAGCAATTGAATCGATGAAAGACAATCAATTACCTCAGATCGTAGCGAATGCGATGGATGCGTGTATCGCGCGTGCCGAGGAAATGGAAACACAAATTTAA
- the ruvX gene encoding Holliday junction resolvase RuvX, with protein sequence MSSKKPKTPQGQRTVMGFDFGTKSIGMAIGQEVTGTATSLGAVKARDGIPHWPDIEQHVNEWKPDLLVVGLPLNMDGTNQQVTFSAKKFANRLHNNYRLPVETQDERLTTTDAKARLFDQGGYRSLAKDNVDGMSAVIILESFFEQMWETD encoded by the coding sequence ATGAGTAGTAAAAAGCCAAAAACCCCACAAGGTCAACGCACTGTAATGGGGTTTGACTTTGGTACAAAAAGTATTGGTATGGCCATAGGCCAAGAAGTAACAGGTACAGCCACCAGCTTAGGAGCAGTAAAAGCAAGAGATGGTATCCCTCATTGGCCGGATATTGAACAGCACGTTAACGAATGGAAACCCGATCTCCTTGTTGTTGGCTTACCACTTAATATGGACGGTACTAATCAGCAAGTTACTTTTTCTGCCAAAAAGTTTGCCAACCGTTTGCACAATAATTATCGCCTTCCTGTTGAGACGCAGGATGAACGCCTAACAACAACCGATGCCAAAGCCAGGTTATTTGATCAAGGTGGCTATCGTTCACTGGCTAAAGACAATGTTGATGGTATGTCTGCGGTAATTATTTTAGAGAGTTTTTTTGAGCAAATGTGGGAAACTGACTAG
- a CDS encoding DUF4426 domain-containing protein has translation MRLILLAVFFIFSAFYGHTQNSQSGGQYKELGEWEVHYIAFPSTFIQPSVAKAYGVVRSESKALINISVLATDKAKTAQQVQISGFAKNLLGNKKQLNFKQVVEGDAIYYLAQLDYYNEDVYRFELNIKQGNEQQVLKFQQKFYVD, from the coding sequence ATGCGATTAATTCTGTTAGCGGTTTTTTTTATATTTAGCGCTTTTTACGGCCATACCCAAAATTCACAATCGGGAGGCCAATATAAAGAGTTAGGTGAATGGGAAGTACATTACATCGCCTTTCCTTCTACCTTTATCCAACCAAGTGTTGCCAAGGCGTATGGTGTTGTGCGCAGCGAAAGCAAGGCCTTAATTAATATTTCAGTATTAGCGACTGACAAGGCTAAAACAGCGCAGCAGGTACAAATATCTGGCTTTGCTAAAAACTTATTGGGTAATAAAAAACAACTTAACTTTAAGCAGGTCGTTGAAGGTGATGCCATTTATTACCTCGCTCAACTTGATTATTACAATGAAGATGTTTATCGCTTTGAGTTAAATATTAAACAAGGCAATGAGCAACAAGTTCTTAAGTTTCAACAAAAGTTTTACGTAGATTAA
- a CDS encoding XTP/dITP diphosphatase, whose translation MTKQIVLATGNKGKVKELGNMLESLQIEVLPQSKFEVSDVEETGTTFVENAIIKARHAAKETGLPAIADDSGIEVDALNGAPGVFSARFAGAGASDQQNIDKLLTSLENQDNRTARFWCVLVYMRHEKDPTPVICQASWEGTIATSQHGDGGFGYDPVFWVDSLQKMAAELTKEEKNAISHRGQALQQLMTHFKSTL comes from the coding sequence ATGACTAAACAAATCGTGCTCGCCACAGGCAATAAAGGCAAAGTAAAAGAGCTTGGAAATATGCTCGAGTCACTACAAATAGAAGTGCTACCGCAAAGCAAATTTGAAGTTTCCGATGTAGAAGAAACCGGCACTACCTTTGTAGAAAATGCCATTATTAAAGCACGCCATGCTGCCAAAGAAACTGGCCTACCCGCTATCGCAGACGATTCCGGCATAGAAGTCGATGCACTCAATGGTGCACCCGGTGTATTTTCCGCTCGTTTTGCAGGTGCTGGCGCCAGTGATCAGCAAAATATCGACAAATTATTGACTAGTCTGGAAAATCAAGACAATCGTACAGCCCGTTTTTGGTGCGTACTGGTCTACATGCGACATGAAAAAGACCCAACGCCAGTAATTTGTCAAGCAAGCTGGGAGGGTACTATCGCTACGTCACAACATGGAGACGGTGGCTTTGGGTATGATCCAGTATTTTGGGTAGACAGTCTGCAAAAAATGGCCGCAGAGCTCACTAAGGAAGAAAAAAATGCAATCAGTCATAGAGGGCAAGCACTGCAACAATTAATGACCCACTTTAAGAGTACCCTGTGA
- a CDS encoding YggT family protein: MSAMHFLIETVFNLFLMVVLLRFWMQWARVDFYNPVSQTVVKATSFAVNPLRKIIPGFAGIDFASLVLAFIVAGAKISVLMLMFSGHWDAATAALGGLLTVLREAFSLVFWILVIRALLSWVVQGYNPAAAVFEQLTEPLLRPVRKVIPPLGGLDLSIMVVLIGMMFLQRLVMDFMH, encoded by the coding sequence ATGAGTGCAATGCATTTTTTAATTGAAACGGTTTTTAACCTATTTTTAATGGTGGTTTTGCTTCGCTTTTGGATGCAATGGGCACGGGTTGACTTTTACAACCCTGTCAGTCAAACCGTTGTAAAAGCGACTTCTTTTGCAGTTAATCCGTTACGCAAAATTATTCCTGGTTTTGCAGGGATAGATTTCGCTTCTTTGGTGCTTGCTTTTATCGTCGCAGGTGCCAAAATTTCCGTATTAATGCTCATGTTTAGTGGCCATTGGGATGCAGCAACAGCAGCATTAGGTGGATTACTCACCGTGCTAAGAGAGGCATTTAGCCTCGTATTTTGGATTTTAGTGATCCGTGCACTACTCAGTTGGGTTGTTCAAGGTTATAACCCTGCTGCTGCCGTTTTTGAACAACTGACCGAACCTCTATTACGACCAGTGAGAAAAGTTATCCCACCTCTAGGGGGTCTGGATTTATCTATCATGGTCGTATTAATTGGCATGATGTTCTTACAGCGTTTGGTCATGGACTTTATGCACTAA
- a CDS encoding type IV pilus twitching motility protein PilT translates to MDITELLAFSVQHKASDLHLSSEVSPMIRVDGDVRRINIPALEAKDVNSLIYDIMNDNQRKDYEQNLEVDFSFEVPNLARFRVNAFNTSRGPAAVFRTIPSQVLTLDDLGAPDIFKKIAENQRGLVLVTGPTGSGKSTTLAAMVDYINSTKHHHILTIEDPIEFVHQNQLSLMNQREVHRDTHSFNAALRSALREDPDVILVGELRDLETIRLAMTAAETGHLVFGTLHTTSAPKTIDRIIDVFPGEEKDMVRSMLSESLQAVISQTLIKKVGGGRVAAHEIMLGVPAIRNLIREDKIAQMYSAIQTGALHGMQTMDQCLMSLVNHGLITTQDAHSKAHDKNQFGAAGF, encoded by the coding sequence ATGGATATTACTGAATTATTAGCCTTTAGTGTGCAACATAAAGCGTCGGATCTACATCTTTCGTCGGAAGTTTCACCGATGATACGTGTAGATGGTGACGTACGCCGCATAAATATACCCGCTTTAGAAGCGAAAGACGTAAATAGTTTAATTTACGATATTATGAATGATAACCAGCGCAAGGACTATGAGCAAAACCTTGAGGTGGATTTTTCTTTTGAAGTGCCTAATTTAGCGCGTTTTCGTGTCAATGCATTTAATACTAGCCGAGGACCTGCCGCGGTATTTCGTACCATACCTAGTCAAGTACTTACGCTAGATGATTTAGGCGCTCCTGATATTTTTAAGAAAATCGCTGAAAATCAGCGCGGGTTAGTGCTTGTAACCGGCCCCACCGGATCAGGTAAATCGACCACGCTGGCGGCAATGGTGGATTATATTAATAGTACCAAACATCATCATATCTTAACCATTGAAGATCCAATTGAATTTGTACATCAAAACCAACTTAGCTTGATGAATCAACGGGAAGTTCACCGTGATACTCATAGTTTTAATGCTGCACTGCGCAGTGCGTTACGCGAAGATCCAGATGTGATCTTAGTTGGTGAGCTGCGAGATTTAGAAACGATACGTCTGGCAATGACAGCGGCCGAAACAGGCCACCTCGTGTTTGGTACACTGCATACGACGTCTGCGCCTAAAACCATTGACCGTATTATTGACGTTTTCCCTGGCGAAGAAAAGGATATGGTCCGCTCCATGTTATCTGAATCTTTGCAGGCGGTTATTTCGCAAACTTTAATTAAAAAAGTAGGTGGAGGACGAGTGGCTGCTCATGAAATTATGCTGGGTGTACCTGCAATTCGTAATTTGATCCGTGAAGATAAAATTGCCCAAATGTATTCAGCTATCCAAACCGGCGCATTACATGGTATGCAGACCATGGACCAATGTTTGATGAGTTTAGTGAATCACGGCCTTATCACCACACAAGATGCGCATTCGAAAGCGCATGACAAAAATCAATTTGGTGCTGCTGGGTTTTAG
- the gshB gene encoding glutathione synthase: MAVKLGIVSDPISGFNIKKDTGFAMMMAAQQRGFELYYMEMDDLYMYQGEGRATAAKANVFNDENHWYELDDKQDIALSELDVILMRKDPPFDTEYIYATYILERAELAGTLVVNKPQSLRDANEKLFTAWFSEHTPDTLVTRNANQIRAFLDKHQDIILKPLDGMGGASIFRVQHNDPNIGVICETLTEHGSRFAMAQNYIPEIKQGDKRVLVVDGEVIPYCLARIPQGGETRGNLAAGGRGEARPISDSDRKIAEAVAPTLKEKGLLFVGLDIIGDKLTEINVTAPTCVKEIEAAYDISIMDKFFDAIEAKLNHTES, from the coding sequence ATGGCAGTCAAACTTGGAATAGTCTCAGATCCAATCAGTGGTTTTAATATCAAAAAAGATACCGGTTTTGCCATGATGATGGCGGCTCAACAACGTGGATTTGAGCTCTACTACATGGAAATGGACGACCTGTATATGTACCAAGGTGAAGGTCGAGCAACAGCCGCTAAAGCCAACGTGTTTAATGATGAAAACCACTGGTATGAATTAGATGACAAGCAAGATATCGCATTGAGTGAGCTGGATGTGATTTTAATGCGCAAAGATCCGCCTTTTGATACCGAGTATATTTACGCAACCTATATACTGGAACGCGCAGAGTTGGCAGGCACTTTGGTCGTCAATAAGCCTCAAAGCTTAAGAGATGCCAATGAAAAGCTCTTCACGGCTTGGTTTAGTGAACACACACCAGATACTTTAGTCACCAGAAATGCAAATCAGATCAGAGCTTTTTTAGACAAACATCAAGATATTATCTTAAAACCCCTCGATGGCATGGGTGGCGCCTCAATCTTCAGAGTACAGCATAACGACCCTAACATTGGGGTGATCTGCGAAACACTCACTGAGCATGGTAGTCGTTTTGCAATGGCGCAAAATTATATCCCAGAGATAAAACAAGGGGATAAGCGCGTATTAGTCGTTGACGGTGAGGTTATTCCTTACTGTTTAGCACGTATTCCACAAGGTGGTGAAACCCGTGGTAACCTCGCAGCTGGTGGTCGAGGGGAAGCAAGGCCGATTAGCGATAGTGACCGTAAAATCGCAGAAGCTGTAGCACCAACGTTAAAAGAAAAAGGATTATTGTTTGTTGGTCTAGATATCATTGGAGACAAGCTAACGGAGATCAATGTCACAGCACCGACATGTGTTAAGGAAATCGAAGCTGCGTACGATATATCTATTATGGACAAGTTTTTTGATGCGATTGAAGCAAAACTCAACCATACTGAAAGTTAA